One Helianthus annuus cultivar XRQ/B chromosome 7, HanXRQr2.0-SUNRISE, whole genome shotgun sequence genomic region harbors:
- the LOC118480166 gene encoding uncharacterized protein LOC118480166, translating into MYLPSGILSEKKAEARKVQHKALHYQMSDGILYRRSYPGPMIRCVDPEDVNYLIREVHEGICEIHTGPRMVVEKVMNARYYWPGMHLDAVKVLRKCDACQWHAPKTLRPKNALFPVTTAWLFQQWGIYMVGPFLDAPGQ; encoded by the coding sequence ATGTACTTACCATCGGGGATACTATCAGAGAAGAAGGCAGAGGCCCGGAAGGTACAACACAAAGCATTACACTACCAGATGTCCGACGGCATCTTGTACAGGCGATCTTACCCGGGACCCATGATACGATGTGTCGACCCCGAAGATGTAAACTATCTTATCAGAGAAGTACATGAAGGAATCTGTGAAATCCACACAGGCCCAAGAATGGTTGTGGAAAAAGTTATGAATGCCAGATACTATTGGCCAGGGATGCATTTAGACGCGGTGAAGGTTTTAAGGAAATGTGACGCGTGCCAATGGCATGCACCCAAGACTTTGCGACCCAAAAATGCCTTATTCCCTGTCACAACAGCCTGGCTGTTCCAGCAGTGGGGGATTTACATGGTTGGCCCATTCCTAGATGCCCCGGGGCAGTGA